A stretch of DNA from Vibrio gallaecicus:
TTTTTCCCTGCCAGGCTCTGTTCATTACCCAATTTTTGCATGCTTTTATTCCTTAAATTTTCTGCGACTTACGATATCAGAGTAACGCTTGTGTTCCCAGAGCAATGCTTTGGCTCTCTGTGCATCAATCAACAACCTTTGACGATCATCAAATAGTGTCTAATAAAATAGTCAATTACATCGGCATGTTAGATCGGTGGAATAAAAATGCTGAGTTCAAAGATCTTATTAAAGTGTGTTTGTAGTCTGATTCACATAATAAGACCTTTCTTCTTCATCTTTCATTCCATCTACTGAGTGCATTTATCTATTATGTTATTAAAAAGTCTGCCCAAAGAGTCGATGCCCAGAGAAAAGTTACTTGCACGAGGACCTGAATCTTTAAGTGATGCTGAACTTCTCGCGATTTTTTTAAGGACGGGTACTCAAGGGATGAATGTTCTTGAGCTCGCGGACCAACTGATTAATGATTTTGGATCATTGAGGAAGCTGTTCTCAGCGAGTGAAGAAGAGTTCTGTTTTCATAAAGGGATGGGGCAAGCCAAATATGTGCAATTGCAGGCTGTTTTAGAAATGACTCAGCGGTATCTGGCAGAAACCTTAACTCGAGGAGATGCTCTTACGAGTCCTAGCCACACAAAGTTGTATTTATCGAGTGTTTTACGTGATCGACAGCGAGAAGCCTTCTATATTCTATTTTTAGATAATCAAAACCGAGTAATAAAAGACGAAGTTTTATTTGAAGGGACGATTGATGCTGCATCGGTTTATCCAAGAGAAGTAGTCAAACGCGCTTTATATCATAATGCGGCGTCTTTAATTTTAGCGCATAACCATCCTTCAGGCGTTGCAGAGCCTAGCAATGCAGACCGAAGAATTACCCGTAGATTAAGTGATGCTTTAGGGTTGGTAGACATACAAATCCTTGACCATTTTGTTGTTGGAGATGGTGAAGTTGTGTCTTTTGCAGAAAGAGGGTGGATTTGAATCACATTATGGCTTGTTAGTTGATAGAAATCTGCTATCATCCCGACCACATTTTAGAACCTTAAATCAGCTCTGATTACTCAAATAGCTGCTCTGTTCAAAAAAAGATCACGAAATCCTTAAAAAGGATCTGTTCGGGTCTTGAGCAATGCATGTCAAGTTAGTATAATACGCGACCTTTGATAGCCTTGAATGGATTTTCCATTATGGTTTTTACCTCTATTTTCAGAATTGATAGAGAGGTTCGGCCACCAAGGTTGATATCGAGCTGAAACGATTTGGAGAGACATTCATGTCCCGAGTATGTCAAGTAACTGGTAAGCGTCCAGTAACGGGTAACAACCGTTCACACGCACGCAATGCTACCAAGCGTCGTTTTCTGCCGAACCTACAAACTCACCGTTTCTGGGTAGAGAGCGAAAAACGTTTTGTTAAACTACGTCTAACTGCTAAAGGCATGCGTATTATTGATAAGAAAGGCATCGATGCTGTTCTTGTTGATATCCGTGCACGTGGCGAAAACGTTTAAGAGGAATTAAGCAATGGCTAAAGGC
This window harbors:
- the radC gene encoding RadC family protein, with the translated sequence MLLKSLPKESMPREKLLARGPESLSDAELLAIFLRTGTQGMNVLELADQLINDFGSLRKLFSASEEEFCFHKGMGQAKYVQLQAVLEMTQRYLAETLTRGDALTSPSHTKLYLSSVLRDRQREAFYILFLDNQNRVIKDEVLFEGTIDAASVYPREVVKRALYHNAASLILAHNHPSGVAEPSNADRRITRRLSDALGLVDIQILDHFVVGDGEVVSFAERGWI
- the rpmB gene encoding 50S ribosomal protein L28, producing MSRVCQVTGKRPVTGNNRSHARNATKRRFLPNLQTHRFWVESEKRFVKLRLTAKGMRIIDKKGIDAVLVDIRARGENV